A region of Salinibacter sp. 10B DNA encodes the following proteins:
- a CDS encoding PIG-L deacetylase family protein, whose product MSSPSPHTTDSDAIRILFIGAHPDDCDIKAGGTAALMAAHGHAVKFVSVTNGDAGHYDMGGDPLVERRRAESTEAAERLGIDAYELLSYHDGELMPTLEVRRDIIRLIRNWNADVVVSHRPNDYHPDHRYAARVVQDAAYMVQVPNVLPEVPPTDGNPVFLYYEDRFQKPYPFEHDITVAIDSVVDQKVHALDAHESQVYEWLPWVNGILDEVPDTPASRKAWLKEEWIRSVSETARTSLSKWYGAEQATSVQYSESFQLAEYGHQPSDSEIRQLFPMLSRHKAA is encoded by the coding sequence ATGAGCTCTCCTTCCCCGCACACCACCGATTCGGATGCTATCCGCATTCTTTTCATCGGGGCCCACCCAGACGATTGCGACATCAAAGCCGGTGGCACTGCGGCCCTGATGGCTGCCCACGGCCACGCTGTCAAGTTCGTATCGGTTACCAACGGCGACGCTGGCCACTACGACATGGGAGGGGATCCACTGGTTGAGCGCCGACGGGCGGAATCCACAGAGGCCGCCGAGCGACTGGGCATCGATGCCTATGAACTGCTGTCCTACCATGACGGCGAGTTGATGCCCACGCTGGAGGTGCGCCGGGACATCATTCGCCTGATTCGTAACTGGAACGCCGACGTGGTCGTGAGCCACCGGCCGAATGACTACCACCCCGACCACCGCTACGCCGCACGCGTCGTGCAGGATGCAGCCTACATGGTTCAGGTCCCCAACGTGCTGCCGGAGGTTCCTCCCACCGATGGGAATCCTGTTTTCCTCTACTACGAGGACCGATTTCAGAAGCCGTACCCTTTCGAGCACGATATTACGGTCGCCATCGACTCCGTCGTCGACCAGAAGGTCCACGCCCTGGATGCCCATGAGTCTCAGGTATACGAATGGTTGCCCTGGGTGAATGGGATCCTCGACGAGGTCCCCGACACTCCCGCCTCCCGAAAAGCGTGGCTGAAGGAAGAATGGATCCGTTCCGTGTCGGAGACGGCCCGAACGAGCCTTTCCAAATGGTACGGGGCCGAACAAGCGACATCGGTCCAGTACTCCGAGTCGTTCCAGTTAGCAGAGTACGGCCACCAGCCGTCCGACTCAGAAATCCGGCAGCTCTTCCCCATGCTGTCACGGCATAAGGCGGCGTAG
- a CDS encoding ROK family protein, translating to MFRIGIDMGGTNIRAAIVEDRAVRVLHQEPTPAEGTEEEVMAQIFALLDRMPTGQAATIGAGVPSVVDVDNGIVYDVQNVPSWTEVPLKARLEERYGVPTVIQNDANCFALAEYHYGSGQGQSPMVGLILGTGFAGGIVVDGTLLSGHNCGAGEFGTAPYKDSIYEHYCAGQFFERQHNTTGKAAFERAQNGDASAQSLFAEMGTHLGRALKSVLYAIDPAHIVLGGSVRHAYSFFEETMWEELESFAYPRALDNLTIEISSLKHAGVLGAAALGLQVEDRG from the coding sequence ATGTTTCGCATTGGTATCGATATGGGAGGGACGAATATCCGCGCGGCAATAGTGGAAGACCGGGCCGTGCGGGTGCTTCACCAGGAGCCGACCCCGGCGGAGGGAACGGAGGAGGAGGTGATGGCTCAGATCTTTGCCCTCCTCGATCGGATGCCGACCGGCCAGGCCGCAACCATCGGAGCAGGTGTCCCCAGCGTGGTTGACGTTGACAACGGCATCGTATACGACGTGCAAAACGTTCCGTCGTGGACAGAAGTGCCCCTGAAGGCACGGCTGGAAGAGCGGTACGGAGTACCGACCGTCATCCAGAATGATGCCAACTGCTTTGCACTTGCTGAATACCACTACGGATCGGGACAGGGGCAGTCGCCGATGGTGGGACTCATCCTCGGGACGGGCTTTGCCGGAGGCATTGTGGTGGACGGCACCCTGCTCTCAGGACACAACTGCGGGGCAGGCGAGTTCGGCACCGCACCGTACAAGGACAGCATCTACGAACACTACTGCGCCGGACAGTTCTTTGAACGGCAGCACAACACCACAGGCAAAGCGGCCTTTGAGCGTGCACAGAACGGCGACGCCTCCGCACAGTCCCTGTTTGCAGAAATGGGCACCCACCTGGGACGAGCCCTGAAGTCGGTGCTCTACGCCATCGACCCGGCCCACATCGTGCTGGGCGGCTCCGTGCGACATGCGTACTCCTTCTTCGAGGAGACGATGTGGGAAGAATTGGAGTCGTTTGCCTACCCCCGAGCCCTCGACAATCTGACGATCGAGATCTCGTCTCTGAAGCACGCCGGGGTCCTGGGCGCTGCTGCCCTGGGCCTTCAGGTTGAGGATCGAGGATAG
- a CDS encoding DASS family sodium-coupled anion symporter has translation MTIAATTLRKRIGLTVGVALCVGLLLVPTPAGLDPAAWRTAAIGLLMAAWWITEALPIAATALVPLALFPLLGITDIDGAARPYANPLIFLFMGGFLIAQAMQTWRLHRRIALGIVQWVGVNPSSIIIGFILASAFLSMWVSNTATALMMLPIGLSIIDLTRDRLEKQGTNLPPHFGIVLVLSIAYACNVGGMGTIIGTPPNAILAGFASETYGVEVGFAQWMIVGLPLVIVALPLVYVVLTTVYPIELEQLPGGAQIIDDEQAKLGPISTAEQRVALVFGGTALLWMTRPLLSDVIPGLSDAGIAMAAGLVLFLLPSGTDDHALLTWQDAEELPWGVLILFGGGLSLASAISDTGLAEWIGQGVEALSGWPILLVLVSTVALIVMLTEITSNTATTAAFLPILGAVAVGLGENPFLLTVPAALSASCAFMLPVATPPNAIVYGSDLLTIPQMSTVGLWLNLVFIVVVSLLGYTLLGVAFGVELGTIPGWAAG, from the coding sequence ATGACCATCGCCGCCACAACGCTCCGCAAACGCATCGGCCTCACCGTTGGCGTGGCCCTCTGCGTCGGTCTTTTGCTGGTGCCGACGCCAGCTGGCCTCGATCCCGCCGCCTGGCGCACCGCCGCAATCGGACTCTTAATGGCCGCCTGGTGGATCACGGAGGCCCTGCCCATCGCCGCCACCGCGCTCGTGCCGCTCGCCCTCTTCCCGCTCCTGGGAATCACAGACATCGACGGCGCGGCACGCCCCTACGCCAATCCCCTCATCTTCCTCTTCATGGGGGGCTTTCTGATCGCACAGGCCATGCAAACGTGGCGTCTACATCGGCGCATTGCGCTCGGCATTGTGCAGTGGGTGGGCGTGAATCCCTCTTCGATCATCATCGGCTTTATCCTGGCGTCGGCCTTCCTCAGCATGTGGGTGAGCAATACCGCCACGGCCCTCATGATGCTGCCGATTGGCCTCTCCATCATCGACCTCACGCGCGACCGGCTGGAAAAGCAAGGCACCAACCTGCCGCCGCACTTCGGCATCGTGCTGGTGCTGAGCATCGCCTATGCCTGTAACGTGGGCGGCATGGGCACAATCATTGGCACGCCGCCGAACGCGATTCTTGCCGGATTTGCCTCCGAAACGTACGGCGTGGAGGTGGGCTTTGCGCAATGGATGATCGTAGGACTGCCGCTCGTAATCGTGGCCCTACCGCTGGTCTATGTCGTGCTCACAACCGTCTACCCCATCGAGCTGGAGCAGCTTCCGGGCGGTGCACAGATCATCGACGACGAGCAGGCGAAGCTGGGGCCCATCAGTACGGCAGAGCAGCGCGTGGCCCTCGTCTTCGGGGGGACGGCTCTGCTCTGGATGACGCGGCCTCTGTTGAGCGACGTCATTCCGGGACTATCCGACGCGGGCATCGCAATGGCCGCCGGGCTCGTCCTCTTTCTGCTCCCCTCCGGAACGGACGATCACGCGCTTCTCACGTGGCAAGACGCCGAAGAATTGCCCTGGGGCGTGCTCATCCTGTTCGGCGGCGGGCTTAGCCTCGCCTCCGCCATTAGCGACACGGGACTGGCCGAGTGGATTGGACAGGGCGTAGAAGCGCTGAGTGGGTGGCCCATTCTGCTCGTGCTGGTGAGCACCGTCGCCCTCATCGTCATGCTTACCGAAATCACAAGCAACACCGCCACGACTGCCGCTTTTCTCCCCATTCTGGGCGCAGTGGCCGTGGGGCTTGGCGAGAACCCCTTCCTCCTTACCGTGCCCGCCGCCCTCAGCGCAAGTTGTGCCTTCATGTTGCCGGTGGCCACCCCGCCCAACGCCATCGTCTACGGCAGCGATCTGCTCACCATTCCCCAGATGAGCACCGTGGGCCTATGGCTGAACCTGGTATTCATCGTGGTCGTCAGCCTCCTCGGCTACACACTGTTGGGCGTGGCCTTCGGTGTGGAACTGGGCACAATCCCCGGCTGGGCAGCGGGCTGA
- a CDS encoding PIG-L deacetylase family protein: protein MRSFSVLLALLLIGGMPLPGLAQEADTTGGIPSGTATQPDTPIEQWSGKTILVTGAHPDDDGYAYGTLSRLQQNGNEIHVLIMTTGNVGTKDPDMTRTRLSQIRREEELEALSALGIPKDHYINLGYTDGMLEFADEEEVVKRLVRHIRTIQPDVLVSFDPGWGYQVWHKTDHRAAAYLSVDAARAAEWRLLFPGQINHQGLGAHRIEEYLFYDSPTEAQNVTVDISGEHAEKKVQAVAAHKSQFSSAWRDYRPELPPEERSEYLQRIRERVYADSVNGKPVERFRYYEGLPDGAGKRHGGY from the coding sequence ATGCGATCCTTCTCCGTCCTACTCGCCCTTCTTCTCATTGGGGGGATGCCGCTTCCCGGACTTGCCCAAGAGGCGGACACTACGGGAGGGATCCCGTCTGGGACCGCGACGCAGCCCGATACGCCAATCGAGCAATGGAGCGGGAAGACCATCTTGGTGACCGGGGCTCATCCGGATGACGACGGGTACGCATACGGTACTCTCTCTCGCCTTCAGCAGAACGGCAATGAGATCCACGTCCTCATCATGACGACGGGGAATGTGGGCACGAAGGATCCGGACATGACCCGCACCCGGCTCTCACAGATTCGCCGGGAGGAGGAACTGGAGGCGCTCTCTGCACTGGGCATCCCCAAGGATCACTACATCAATCTCGGCTACACCGACGGCATGCTCGAATTTGCGGATGAGGAGGAGGTTGTCAAGCGCCTCGTCCGTCATATTCGCACGATTCAGCCCGACGTCCTCGTCTCGTTCGATCCGGGCTGGGGGTATCAGGTGTGGCACAAGACCGATCACCGCGCGGCGGCGTATCTTTCAGTCGATGCGGCACGGGCCGCGGAGTGGCGGCTCCTTTTTCCCGGGCAGATTAATCATCAGGGGCTCGGCGCCCATCGCATTGAGGAGTACCTGTTTTACGACAGCCCCACGGAGGCGCAAAATGTGACGGTCGATATCAGCGGCGAGCACGCTGAGAAGAAGGTGCAGGCCGTCGCGGCACACAAGAGTCAGTTTAGCTCTGCGTGGAGGGATTACCGTCCCGAGTTGCCGCCCGAGGAGCGGAGCGAGTATCTACAACGCATCCGGGAGCGAGTGTACGCGGACAGCGTTAATGGGAAGCCCGTCGAGCGCTTCCGCTACTATGAGGGGCTTCCCGATGGGGCGGGCAAGCGTCACGGGGGATACTGA
- a CDS encoding DUF2911 domain-containing protein produces the protein MSIVSKSFSILVLPFIAFSLVLTSPAAAQERGSEEVRASPNAAVSQTIGTTEVRITYGRPSVNDRTIFASDGLVPYGDVWRTGANEATTISFSSDVTVQGESLSAGTYSVYTIPGEESWTIIFNDAANQWGTEYDESEDVLRVEATPESAPQREMMMFYFREVSDSSGTCVLHWADVQVPFTISVAN, from the coding sequence ATGTCGATAGTGTCGAAGTCCTTTTCCATTCTCGTTCTTCCGTTCATCGCCTTCAGTTTGGTTCTCACATCCCCCGCTGCCGCCCAGGAGCGTGGCAGTGAAGAGGTGCGCGCAAGTCCCAACGCGGCCGTGTCGCAGACCATTGGCACCACCGAGGTGCGCATTACCTACGGTCGTCCCTCAGTGAACGATCGCACCATCTTTGCCTCCGATGGACTGGTGCCGTACGGCGACGTGTGGCGCACGGGAGCGAATGAGGCCACCACGATTTCCTTTTCGTCGGACGTGACCGTGCAGGGCGAATCCCTTTCGGCGGGGACGTATTCGGTCTACACAATTCCGGGAGAGGAGTCTTGGACGATCATCTTCAACGACGCGGCGAATCAGTGGGGCACGGAGTACGACGAGAGTGAAGACGTTCTCCGAGTAGAGGCCACGCCGGAGTCCGCTCCACAGCGGGAGATGATGATGTTCTACTTCCGAGAGGTGTCCGATTCTTCCGGAACCTGCGTTCTCCACTGGGCTGACGTGCAGGTGCCCTTCACAATTTCGGTGGCGAATTAA
- a CDS encoding zinc-dependent metalloprotease has protein sequence MHVSPLPRMRWSLLVALSLVVTVATGCASMQSASNGGKASSQKSEQTSKNGIKPFSKVIPDTAETDNGLITTHRTEDKLYFEIPDSLMGREILMVSRLAQAQSNLAYGGQKANSQVLRWERRDDDLLLRVASYEKTANPQDPVFEAVQNSSFEPILKSFSIEALNEDSTGVVIDATDLYTTDVSSLGLPQSAREEYGVGRLDEDRTYLSGVESFPKNTDVEAILTYSAQNPPSSEQTGTISVEMNHSMVLLPSEPMTPRLCDQRVGYFNIEHINYSSEEQQAAEECFITRWRLEPKDMEAYQNGELVEPKEPIVYYVDPATPEKWRSYVAQGIEDWQEAFRAAGFKNAIVARTPAEVDSTFDPDDIRYSTVRWFASEVPNAYGPHVHDPRSGEILESDIGMYHNVLSLLRNWYFVQTAAVNPEARGRNFDTDVMGKLLQFVVAHEVGHTLGLPHNWGSSHAVPVDSLRSPSYTSDHGTAPSIMDYARFNYIAQPGDGVERFTPDIGVYDRWSIQWGYQSMPDEEGPEAQAQALDEMILEHAGDPRYFYGRQTLNPVDPRSQSEDLGRNAVAAGSLGVANLKRIVPNLVQWTRKDGADYTELEEIYGSVVSQWQRYLNHTTRHVGGVYETFKTYEQDGPVYDPVPAAQQREAMRFLNEQAFSTPEWLVEADVLRRFEASGALNRIREAQVGTLNLLLEPQRMARLLEAEAVSEDAYPLGAMLENLRNGLWSELEDGTPIGPYRRNLQRGYLARMDHLMNAEIESGEMPDWAEDYMIQTPVNVRQSDIRAYVRSELTTLRGQVEQSLRRVDDYQTGIHLEDVLARIDQILDPSADEAPSDEE, from the coding sequence ATGCACGTTTCACCACTGCCGCGGATGCGGTGGTCGCTCCTCGTTGCCCTCAGTCTCGTCGTCACCGTTGCCACAGGATGCGCAAGCATGCAGTCTGCCTCCAACGGCGGAAAGGCGTCATCTCAGAAAAGTGAGCAGACGTCAAAAAACGGAATCAAGCCCTTTAGCAAGGTGATTCCCGATACGGCCGAGACGGACAACGGCCTCATCACCACGCACCGCACAGAAGACAAGCTGTACTTCGAAATTCCGGACTCCCTGATGGGCCGGGAAATTCTCATGGTGTCGCGGCTGGCACAGGCCCAGTCGAACCTCGCCTATGGCGGCCAGAAGGCCAACTCACAGGTTCTCCGGTGGGAACGGCGAGACGACGACCTCCTCCTCCGCGTGGCCAGCTACGAGAAAACGGCCAATCCACAGGATCCGGTGTTCGAAGCCGTACAAAATTCCAGCTTCGAACCGATCCTGAAGTCGTTCTCGATCGAGGCCCTCAATGAAGACTCGACCGGCGTCGTCATTGACGCAACGGACCTGTACACAACCGATGTCTCGTCGCTCGGCCTGCCCCAATCGGCCCGTGAGGAATACGGCGTGGGCCGGCTCGACGAAGACCGTACGTACCTGTCCGGTGTGGAGAGCTTTCCCAAGAACACGGACGTGGAGGCCATTCTCACGTACAGCGCCCAAAATCCGCCATCCAGCGAGCAGACGGGCACCATCAGCGTGGAGATGAATCACTCGATGGTGCTGCTGCCCTCAGAGCCGATGACGCCCCGGCTGTGCGATCAGCGCGTCGGCTACTTCAACATTGAGCACATCAACTACAGTTCCGAGGAGCAGCAGGCCGCCGAGGAGTGCTTCATTACCCGCTGGCGGCTGGAACCAAAGGACATGGAGGCCTACCAAAACGGCGAACTCGTAGAGCCGAAGGAGCCGATCGTATACTACGTCGATCCGGCGACGCCCGAAAAATGGCGCTCCTACGTGGCCCAGGGCATCGAGGACTGGCAGGAAGCCTTCCGCGCCGCTGGCTTTAAGAACGCAATCGTGGCGAGAACCCCCGCTGAGGTCGACTCTACGTTCGACCCGGACGACATCCGGTACTCGACCGTCCGATGGTTTGCGTCCGAGGTGCCGAACGCCTACGGACCGCACGTGCACGACCCACGCTCTGGAGAAATTCTGGAGAGCGACATCGGCATGTACCACAATGTCCTGAGCCTGCTCCGCAACTGGTACTTTGTGCAAACGGCTGCCGTCAATCCGGAGGCGCGCGGGCGCAACTTCGACACCGACGTGATGGGCAAGCTGCTGCAGTTCGTTGTCGCGCACGAGGTGGGGCACACGCTCGGCCTGCCGCACAACTGGGGCTCCAGCCATGCCGTACCGGTCGACTCTCTGCGGTCTCCCTCCTACACGTCCGACCACGGCACGGCCCCGTCCATCATGGACTATGCCCGCTTCAATTACATCGCCCAGCCGGGCGACGGGGTGGAGCGCTTTACGCCGGACATCGGGGTGTACGACCGCTGGTCCATCCAGTGGGGCTACCAGTCGATGCCCGACGAGGAGGGACCGGAGGCACAGGCCCAGGCCCTGGACGAGATGATTCTGGAGCACGCTGGCGACCCGCGCTACTTCTACGGTCGGCAGACGCTGAACCCAGTCGATCCGCGCTCGCAGAGCGAAGACCTCGGCCGGAATGCTGTCGCCGCCGGTAGCCTCGGCGTCGCAAACCTCAAGCGCATCGTGCCGAACCTCGTGCAGTGGACGCGTAAAGACGGCGCGGACTACACGGAGCTGGAGGAAATCTACGGTTCCGTCGTCAGCCAGTGGCAGCGGTACCTGAACCACACCACGCGCCATGTCGGCGGCGTCTACGAGACGTTTAAGACCTACGAACAGGACGGCCCGGTGTACGACCCGGTCCCTGCTGCTCAGCAGCGTGAGGCGATGCGCTTCCTAAACGAGCAGGCCTTCAGCACCCCTGAATGGCTCGTGGAGGCAGACGTGCTGCGCCGGTTCGAAGCCTCGGGTGCATTGAACCGCATCCGTGAGGCACAGGTGGGCACCCTCAATCTCCTGCTGGAACCGCAGCGAATGGCCCGCTTGCTCGAAGCAGAGGCGGTGTCTGAGGACGCCTATCCGCTCGGCGCGATGCTCGAAAATCTGCGTAACGGCCTCTGGAGCGAACTGGAGGACGGCACGCCCATCGGCCCCTACCGCCGCAACCTGCAGCGCGGCTACCTGGCGCGGATGGACCACTTGATGAACGCCGAGATCGAGTCGGGTGAGATGCCGGACTGGGCTGAGGACTACATGATCCAGACGCCAGTGAACGTGCGTCAGTCCGACATCCGGGCCTACGTTCGAAGCGAACTGACGACGCTTCGGGGACAAGTTGAGCAGTCTCTCCGGCGCGTGGATGACTATCAGACGGGCATTCACCTGGAAGATGTGCTCGCGCGCATCGATCAGATTCTCGACCCGAGCGCCGATGAGGCCCCGTCGGACGAGGAGTAA
- a CDS encoding DNA repair exonuclease produces the protein MVRFLHLADVHLDTAFEGRSAALRSHLRGALRTAFERAVDCAIDESVHAVLLAGDLFDDDRLSVATEAFLVNQIERLDDAEIDTVYVTGNHDPGGSGFRAAKIDWPSHFHYVDSRSPTTVELTGPDGTPRATVVAAGHVDAHEEANLAARFPEADPHTPTIGLLHTHVTSAHQVEAHDRYAPCSVEDLRAPGYDYWALGHIHTRQQVDGDAHAWYPGNLQGRSPRETGARGGLLVTLEDGSPNVDFRPFAPTRWEHLILDTLEDVDTVQALVQQATTAFAEKASDARATHWLLRLTLRGACPMASDLSSPDQQDELEQVLAERLSVRDVEVRTRALVPPVNPDEHRGETHLIGEVLDLLDRARTDDEILDAAAPDVVAGGPNDDPEARRAYLRSLLDGLNREAVARLLEEKNTGG, from the coding sequence ATGGTCCGCTTTCTCCACCTTGCCGACGTTCACCTCGATACCGCCTTCGAGGGCCGATCGGCTGCTCTTCGTAGTCATTTGCGGGGGGCGCTCCGTACGGCATTCGAGCGAGCGGTGGACTGTGCCATCGACGAGTCCGTGCACGCCGTTCTCCTGGCTGGAGACCTATTCGACGACGACCGCCTCAGCGTGGCCACGGAGGCTTTCCTCGTAAACCAGATCGAGCGGCTCGACGATGCGGAAATCGACACCGTTTACGTGACGGGCAACCACGACCCCGGGGGCAGCGGCTTCCGAGCCGCCAAGATCGACTGGCCCTCCCACTTTCATTACGTCGATAGCCGATCGCCCACGACCGTTGAGTTGACCGGTCCGGACGGCACGCCCCGTGCAACCGTCGTCGCCGCTGGCCACGTGGACGCCCACGAGGAAGCCAACCTTGCCGCCCGCTTTCCGGAGGCCGATCCTCATACCCCCACGATCGGACTCCTCCACACCCACGTCACTTCGGCCCACCAGGTGGAGGCACACGACCGGTACGCACCCTGTTCGGTCGAGGATTTGCGCGCGCCCGGGTACGACTACTGGGCACTCGGCCACATACACACACGCCAGCAGGTGGACGGCGACGCCCACGCCTGGTACCCCGGCAACCTGCAAGGCCGATCTCCTCGCGAAACCGGCGCCCGAGGGGGGCTACTCGTCACTCTTGAGGACGGATCCCCGAACGTCGACTTTCGCCCCTTTGCGCCGACGCGCTGGGAGCACCTGATCCTCGACACGCTTGAGGACGTCGATACGGTGCAGGCCCTCGTCCAACAGGCCACGACGGCTTTTGCGGAAAAAGCAAGCGACGCTCGGGCCACCCACTGGCTCTTGCGCCTTACGCTTCGCGGCGCCTGCCCGATGGCATCGGATCTGTCGTCTCCTGACCAGCAGGACGAACTCGAGCAGGTTCTCGCAGAGCGATTGTCGGTCCGGGACGTAGAGGTGCGCACCCGTGCTCTCGTGCCCCCCGTGAATCCGGATGAGCACCGGGGCGAAACCCACCTCATTGGCGAGGTCCTCGACCTCCTCGACCGGGCTCGCACCGACGATGAGATCCTCGATGCTGCGGCCCCGGACGTGGTGGCAGGCGGCCCAAACGACGATCCCGAGGCCCGCCGTGCCTATCTCCGCTCTCTACTCGACGGCCTAAACCGGGAAGCCGTGGCTCGGCTGCTGGAGGAGAAAAACACGGGGGGGTAA